AACCGGATATACGGCCTGCAATTCCACCCTGAGGTGTCACACACGCCGAAGGGACATATAATCCTCGAGAACTTCGCCTTCAAGGTATGCGGCTGCGCCAGAGCCGGATGGGATATTGAGCGCTTCACGGTTGAAGCCGTTGAGAAGGTTAAGAAGGCCTTGGGAAATGCTCGAGCCGTCATAGCCGTCAGCGGGGGAGTTGACTCTTCAACAGCCGCCCTGTTGGCTTCTAGGGCCATAGGAGGAAACCTGACCGCCGTTCACATAGACCATGGGTTGATGCGTGAAGGGGAAAGTGTTGAGGTTGTTTCGTTGCTGAGAAGGCTAGGGTTAAACTTAGTTTTCGTAGACGCTTCTGAGAGGTTTCTCTCAGCCTTGGAGGGGGTGGCTGAATCCGATAGAAAGAGGATGATTATAGGCAAGTTGTTTATAGAGGAGTTTGAGAAGGTCGCTCAAGACGTAGGCGCGGAGTGGCTGATTCAGGGGACCATCGCTCCCGATGTGATCGAGAGCACCCGCGGGGGGTCTCGGAGAGCTGATAGAGGTCATGGAGGTCTCATCAAGATACATCACAACGTCGCTGGCTTGCCCAGTGGCATGAAGCTCAAGTTGATGGAGCCCCTATCCCAGCTTTTCAAGTATCAGGTGAGGAAGCTGGCTAGAAAGCTGGGTTTACCAGCCCACATATCTGAGAGGCAGCCTTTCCCTGGACCTGGGCTGGCTTGCAGGGTGGCGGGTCCAGTAACCGCGGAGAAGGTTGCGCTTCTCAGGAAGATTAACGTCGAGGTGGAGGCGGAGCTTGAGAGGTACAAGCCTTCCCAATACTTCGCGATGCTGGTGAATAACCTTAAAGCCGGGGAATCCAAGCTCGGCGAATCCATAGCGGAGAAACATCTTGGAATCCACGTGAAGGCCCATGTCTTGCGGGATGAAAGCGTAGGAGTTAAAGGAGATCGCCGCGTTTTAGGTCGAATCATGACGCTGGAGCCTGAGGATCCCGGGGTCTGGGATTCAGCTTCATGGATAAACATCCTAAGGATGCAGAACGAGGTTACTGGGTCGATCGCCGAGGTATGTAGGGTCGTGGCCTTGCTCGCCTGGAAGAATGAGGGAAGATTCGGGGTTATCGCCAGGGCTGTAGACACATTAGACTACATGACAGCGATCCCCACATATGTGGATTTCAATCGACTTTCACGGCTCGGCATGTCATTGTTAAACCAATATGGGGAGCTGGGGTTTTTTGGGTTTGAGGTTACAACTAAGCCAGCTGCCACAATCGAGCTGATATAAACATCTAAAAGCTTAAAACACGTTAAAACCCAGTTATAAAAGGGATGAAACTCGAAGATCTTTTATTGGAAATCGAAGGGAAAAAGGACGAGTTGATAGAGTTAACGAGAAGGCTGATCCAGATTCCCAGCGAAAATAAGCCACCGATAGGGTATGAGAAAGAAGCCCAAGAGTACTGGGCTGAAAAACAACGAGAGCTGGGTTTAACCGTGGACATTTTCACCCCGGATGAGGTTCCGGGCATAACTCAGCACCCAGCGTACCTGAAGGGGCGAAGCTACGTTGACAGGCAGAACGTCGTGTCCAAATTGAAGGGGTGTGGAGGAGGGAAATCGATAATATTAACCGGCCACATGGACACCTCCCCGAAGGAGCCTTTACCTTGGGGCGTTCACGGCCCGTTCAGCGGGGACGTAGAAGATGGGAAAATATATGGAAGGGGAGGCTTCGACATGAAGGGTGGGCTCGCATCCTCCTACATGGCGGTTAAAGCGATAGTGGACGCAGGCATCAGGTTGAAGGGAGATGTTTACTTGGAAAGCGTTGTGGACGAGGAGTATGGAGGAGCCAACGGAACACTAGCCTGTAGGCTTAAAGGATACGAGGCAGACGCCGCCATACTGACCGAGTGCAGTTGCCTAGCCATCTGCCCAGCCACCCGAGGAGACAAAAACTGGAAGATCACGTTGAAGGGAACGCCTGGAATGCCATACACCGGAGAGCTGCCCACAAACCCCGTATACGGCATGGCGAAGATCATCCAAGCCCTAAGAAATTACGAGGAGATCAGAAATGAGAAAACGAAGAGACACCCCCTATACATCGATGATCCAAACCCTCTACCGGTGTTGATTAAGAAGCTTAAGGCTGGGGAGGTTGAACCCCACGGGGCCCTAGGCATACCGATAGACTGCTGGTTGCTGGTAGGCCCTCAAGTATACCCTGGAACCCTCGAAGAAGACTTCGACAAGGAATTCTTCAGCTTCATGGAAGCGGTTGTGAACACGGATCCCGAGCTTAGAAGAAACCCGCCCACCTACGAGTTGATGTTCCGCTACGTCGAGCCCACGGAGATCGATAGAAACCACCCCATCGTGAAACAGGTTGAGAAAGCGTTCACGCTGGCCACTGGAAAACCAGCCGTGGTGAAGGGCGCGCCCTTCCCCTGCGACGCATTCATCTTCAACAAGTACAGCAAGACGCCCGTAGTGGTTTTCGGTCCAGGCGGAGCCAACGCCCACGCTCCCGACGAATACGTTTACGTCGAAGACCTGATAACGCTGACTAAGACCCTGGCGGTTTCCATCGTGGAGTGGTGTGAACCAGCTTAAACCTTAACCTCGCCTAGCTTACTTGACGATGATTTCACGCCTGTAGCTGGACAGTTGTTTCCCCTTATCCTTTGTGATGGCTACTCCATCCTCCCATCGAAGACCAATGTCGCCTTTGGAGAGCCATATGTCAACGTTGAACACCATACCAGGCTCCAGCGTAAACGCGGTTCCATCTATCCAGGGTCCTTCACATTCCTGCAAGCCGGTGCCGTGGGCTGGCCCGTAAAGGATCGATTCCTTTCCAAACCCATGCTTATTCAAGGCTTTTCGAAACAGCTCGTAAATTTCTTGGGCTTCAACCCCTGGGCCCATGGCGTTCAGAATTAGGTTTTCGATTTCCAGTCCCGCTTCCATCAGCTTCCTCGCCTCAGGAGGTGGCGGTCCAATGGTGAGCGGCCTACATATGTTGCCGCAGTAACCCTGAAACTTCGCTCCGAAGGAAAGCTGGATCAACTCGTTTCTACCGAGCCTTTTATCCGTAGACCTGCTTAAGCCTTGGTTTGTCCTTGGGCCGGAGCAAACCCATATGGGGTATGCGGTGGACTCAGCTCCAGCCGTGAACATGGCGCACTTCGCCTTCGCCTCCACCTCCCACTCCGACCTCCCCTCTTCCAAGAAGTCCAGCGCCTCCATCAAGGCTTTTTCCGCTATTCTCGAGGCCTCCTCCATCATCCGTAACTCATCATCCGACTTTATCATCCTCACCTTAAACAAGACATCGTCAGCCTCCACGATTTGAGCCCCTTTCACCGCGTTTCGCAGATCCTCGTACAAGGCGTAGGGGAAAATGTTCGAGCCCACGATTCCCACCTTTCTTATTTTAACGTCGCCAGCCGCGTCCGGTATGATGTCCTTAAACCGTATGTCCGCCGTCTCAGGGTAAGGGGGGGCTGAAGTTTCCAATAGAAAGGGGTGAACGTAAACCTTGCTCAGCCTCGATGTGGCTTTAGCGTAAACGATGGACTCCGGTCCCCCTGTCAGAAGCGCCGCCTCGCCCACCCTTGGAACGATGAAACCGGCGAAGTCAAAGTTCGGAGTAAAGTCAGCCACATACCTTACGTGGTGGGGCTCCCCTTCGCTGGAATATCCGACCAGCAGGTCTAGGCCCCGAAGATCCATCTCGAGTTGAATCCGCCTCACCCTCCCCCTATACTCATCGTCCGGAATCCTCAACGACATAACCTACTCGCCTCCAAACCATCCCTCTTACCTCTAATAGAATAAATATATATAAAGGGTGAAATAGGAACCCAGTTAACTTAGTTGGCTGAATGGATTTGGATGAGAGGTAGGATGAAGTTTGGAGCTTGTTCAATGGGCTGAGAAATCCTCTAAACAGCTTGAAGGCATATTAAAGAAATGCAAGGTCGCCATACTGCCCATCGGAAGCACGGAGCAGCATGGCCCCCACCTGCCGACGGGCACAGACCACATCATCGGATGGGAAATCGCTAAAAGGGTGGCGGAGAAGACTGGGAGCCTCCTATTGCCGATCGTTCCCATAGGGTTCTCCGAGGATCACTATCCAAGGGCCGGCACATTAACGTTTTCAGCGGAAACCTTAAGGCATGTGATCAGGGATCTCGCTAAAAGCCTCTCCAGAAACGGCGTGAAACACGTCGTCGTGATGTCTGGGCACGCTGGGCACTTAGCTCAGCTCGGCGACATATGCTACGAGCTCAACGTAACAGGTGACCTGGGAAACACGTTAATCCACAACATATCCCCGTACAACGTTTTACCCGTCGAGGCCCTTGCTGAAATCTTGGAGGAAGAAGTCTTCATGCACGCTGAGGAGATGGAGACCTCCCTGATGCTGTTCCTCCGACCAGACCTGGTTGACATGAGCAAAGCCGTCAAGGAAATACCCCCCTTCATACCCAAGGGGCTGAACACACCCGCCTTCCTAGAGGGAATAAGGGTGTTCACCACCTCTAAATTCCTTGGAAGGGACCTGAAACACGGCGTGTGCGGAGACCCCACCCTAGCCACAAAGGAGAAAGGCGAAAAACTCATGAACCTCATCGTCGACGCGTTAACGAAAGCCGTGAAAAAAGCCACCGAAACATAATAACTTTCTTAAATTTAATCATAATAAACTTAAAATCGTTAAACTTTTTAGAGGAATTTAGAGTAAAATCCGTTGTCCCAATAAAGGTCTTATCGTTAAGATTTATATATCAAAAATGGAAATACTTTACCCAAGGAAAATTCCAAAGAGGTTAGGAAAGAAGTATGAGTGAAGAAAAGGTTTCTAGAAGAAGGTACGTGAAGTACGCGGCTGCTGGCGTTGTCGTTGTCGCTGTGGCTGGCGCAGGCGCCTACTATGCGACGAGGCCTAAGCCCACACCGACTCCAACCCCCACACCGACACCGGGTAAAGTTGTTGAAATAGAGTGGGGTATCTGGTCTTGGGGAGTAGAGCTAGTCCAAGACAATGCCAGAATATTCAACGAAAACAATCCGGACATACATGTAAGAGTAGGTGACTATGGTTTAGACACTTATGGGTCTGCCTTAGCTACTACCTACGCCGGCGGTAACCCGCCCAGCATGCATTACAGCACGCCGGACATAACCATCACTTATCAAAACGCCAGGCAAACGGTAGACATGGAAGACTACTACCCCGACATTAGAAAGTACATGAGCGATGTGATTGAAGGATATAGGACGGGTATTGTGAATCCGTTTACAGGTAAAATATACGGCCTATTCTACTATTCAGGCGGCCAAACATTTGTATACAATAAAAGGCATTTGGAAGCAGCTGGAATCGGTGACGAACCTCCGAAGACATGGGACGAGCTCATCGACTACTCTAAGAAGATTCAGAAAAAAGGCGTTGTGGATTACCCGCTCGGCTTTTTCGCTGGTAGTTGGGGATTCGTAGAATGCGCCATCTACTGCACCTTGATGGCCTTAACGGAGGAGAATCCGCCATATCTATGGGATGAAGATCTGAACCCCAAGTTTAACTATAAAGGCTCCTCCCTATTTAACGCGATAAAGGCTGTAGCTGAAGCAATATGGGTCCACAAAGTATCAACAACCGCGTGCATACAATACGATGAGCCGACTACGGTTGACGTGATGGGCTCGGGTAAACACAGCTTCATCTGGATGCCGGATTACGAGTTAGCGTTCATCAATCCTCCCGGAACCAGCGCTGAAGCAGGCAACTTAAAATACGCCATAAGCCCAGGTCCAACGGGTAGAATATCCAGCATCTATAGAACATACCTTGCCTCAAAAGCTGGGACTATCGATAAGGGAAAGGAAGTCCTAGACGCAACATGGAGGCTAATGCAATTTACAGGCGGGAAGACCACAAACACCAAACCAGACTTTGAAAAAGGCGTATACTTTGTGGTAAAAAGGCTTGCCATGCAAGCTGGCTTAGCCATCCCATACATATCGCTATGGGAGGACAAAGAGGTACTCAATTCCATGTCTGGTTGGTGTGACCCTGAAGCTAGAAAAGCAGCCTTAGCGAGGGTATACGACTTCTTCAACGACCCTAAGATGACCCCCTGGTGGGATCCATGGTGGGGCTACTGGCTGGCAGGCGTCGTCAGGCCGAAGGTACATTCTCTGTGGCTAGGGGAGCAAGGGAAGCCTCCCTCAGACGACACAATTCTCGGCGTATTAAACGACATCGCAAATGAATGGATTAAGATGAAGAAAGAAGCCGGTATGTAAGGCTGGAAGGCTGAGCCCAAGCTTGAGAGAGTTGCGGGACATCCTCATAGGGCTCGCACCAGCTCTAATCCCCATTTTTATTTTCACCTTTTACCCTGTATTATACGCCCTCTACGTTAGTACACTTAGATACAACTTGAAATACCCGGAACAATTTGGATTCATCGGAATGGGCAATTACATTGAAATGACTAAGACCTATTATTTCAGATACTCTCTGCTCAGCACTGGGCTTTTCGCGGCGTTAGCCATACCCGTCATAGTCTTTGGATCCCTAGGATTAGCGATCTTACTGTCCCAGAGGTTTAAGGGATCGGGCTTTCTACAATGGTTGGTGTTGGTTCCTTGGGCCATACCCTACGTGGTCAGCGGAATCGTTTGGAAGTGGATGTTCGACTCCAATTACGGGTTATTTAACGACCTAATGGTTAAGCTAGGAGTAATCTCATCTTATCAGCCTTGGCTAACTAGGCAATGGCCTGCGATGTTAGTCTTGCTTTTAGCGTTCACATGGGTTTCACTACCCCTTCCAACCTTGCTCTTCTTGGCTGGGATACAATCCATACCGAACGAGCTGTACGAGGCCGCGTTAGTCGACGGCGCTAAGGCCTTTGCTAGGTTTAAAGCCGTCACCTTCACCTGGCTTAAGCCGATAATGTTGATAGTTGTTATATACACTACATTGATGTCGATATGGATGTTCGATTTAATATACGTGATTACGCAGGGCGGACCAGCAGACTTCACCGCCTTGATATCCTACTACACGTATAATGAAATGTTTACTTTCCTCAACTTTGGGAGAGCTTCAGCCTTATCGGTTTTCGTGCTTATCATCGGTATCGCCTTGATCTTCGCCTACTTTAAAGCCCTGCAAATAGGGAGATTGAGGCTTAGAGCATAGGGGGTTGCCTTATGAACAGGAAATCGATAGCTCTCGCCGTCGCCTTCATAATCGTATGCGTTTGGATTTTGTTTCCAATAGCTTGGATGTTTAACATAAGCCTTCAATTTGAACCCCAAGTCAAGCATTCTCCACCCTACTATCTTCCTCCCACTCCGACCGTCCAGAATTACTGGTTTGTCTTCAACGCGAGGGTTGCCATCCAAGAGAGATTGAAAACCTTCGGTATAAAGGGAGAATTCCTACCTGCGGTAGCTCAAGAATATCCTAGAGCCATAGTCAACAGCGTAACCGTGGCTCTTATAGCGATGGGCTACAACATCATAGCGGCTTTGCTTGCTTCTTACACGTTTACAAGGATAAGGTTTAGGGGTAGCGACAAGCTATTCTACCTCTCGGTTATGGGGAGGCTGATTCCACCTGTGGCCATAGCTGTTCCCTACTACATAATCATGTTTAACGCTGGGCTACTGGACACACTTATCGCCGTTATAATGATCCACATTTACTTCACCTTACCCATCAACATATGGATACTTAACACATATTTCGGGGCTTTACCTGAGGACATAGAAGACGCGGCGCGGGTGGATGGATACTCCCGTCTGGAAACGTTGTTTAAAGTCGTCCTTCCCGTCATTAAACCAGCATTAGTGGCGATCGGAATAATAGCCTTCATGACCTCTTGGGGAGAATTCTTCTTCACATTCCTCATTACAAAAACAGGAGCCGCTAGAACCCTACCAGTCATTGTAGGATTTATGTCAGCTCAACCAGTTAAACCCATGGGAATAATCTCAGCATCGGGTATAATAGCAATGCTGCCGGCCTTGGTCGTTGTCGCCATATTTAGGAGATATTTAATCAGAGGTCTGGTTGCTGGAGCTGTTAGATAGGCGAGGGAAACGTAACAAATTACTTCATTTAAAAAATTCGTCCTCTACTACACTATAGCTTGCTCCGTCTTTACGTCGAATAAATGGATCTCCTTTTTATTGAAGGTAACCCAGACCCTTTCATCCATGTTAAGCCGGAGGGATGATGGAACCTTGGTTTTAATTATGTCCTCGCCAATCTTCAACGCCACAACGGTGTCGGCTCCCATAGGCTCCAAAGTGTATACTAAGGCTTCGATTGAATCTTTAATCTTGCGTTCATGTATGGTTATTGAGCTCGGCCTAACTCCGAAGATCATCTCAGAGCCTCTGGGCAGAGCTGTTAACCGATCCTTAAACTCCTTGACGGGGATGCTGAAGTCTTTGAAGTCCAGACTCGGGTTTTCACCGTCGCTGTAAACGCATCTAAGTAAGTTAATTGGAGGGCTACCTACAAACTTGGCCACAAACAGACAGTTTGGCTGGTCGTAAACCCTTTCAGTTTCATCGTATTGTATCAGCTTTCCTTCATTCAAAACCGCGACTTTGTCGGCCATGGTTAACGCTTCAAGCTCGTCCGGGGTGCCGATGATCGCGGTGAGGTCTAACTTTTTCTGCAATTTTCTCAGCTCAGCCCTCATGTGAAGCCTAAGCTTTGCATCCAAGTTGCTTAGAGGCTCGTCCATCAAGAGGACCTTCGGGTCTCTGATGATGGCTCGGCCGATGGCTACTCTTTGACGCTCTCCTCCGCTGAGTAGGGCGGGGGGCTTCTCTAGGAGGTGGCTGATTCCAAGCATGTCTGAAACGCTTTTAACTTTGCTGTTAATCTCGCTTAGAGGAGCCCTCTTTTTCTTAAGTGGGAAAGCTAGATTATCGAATACGTTTAAGTGCGGGTATAAGGCATAGCTTTGAAAGACCATGGCCACATCTCTTTGATGGGGTGGGAGGTCATTTACCAACCTATCTCCTATGTATATGTTGCCTTCATCTTGGGATACTAGGCCCGCGATCATTCTCAATATGGTCGTCTTTCCGGCCCCCGGTGGACCTAGGAGGGAAATGAATTCTCCATGTTTGACCTCCAAGTTTAATTTGTTTACTACAATGTTTTTTCCATATTTCTTGGTTAGGTTTTCCAAAACAATCTTAGGCATTTCTCATTCCTCTTAGAATATTGCTTCACCACTTTTCTTATCGAAGAGGTGAATTCTCTCCATGTCGAACTTTAACCATAATTTTTCTCCATAATCCAGTTTAGCCGTCCTAGGAGCCATCGCCCTAACCGTTTCCTTTCCTACGGCTAAGTCAACGATCATTTGATCGCCCAACAACTCCAACACTTCTACAGCGCCTTGAACATATCCGTCCCTTCCCTTCTCCTTTTGAAGCGAAATGTCTGTGGGCCGTATCCCAAGGACCACCTCCTCCCCAACGCCCCCCTCTTTGAAGAGGGCTTTAAACCTGCTGACGTCTAGGTTGACATCATCGAACTCTAAGTAAATGGCTCCATCTTTTTCGATACGGTTGCATTCGATGAAGTTCATGGTTGGAGTTCCCACAAATCCGGCGACGAAAAGGTTTTTAGGTTTGTTAAAGAGGTTCTCTGGGGTATCGTATTGCTGCAGTAAGCCTAAGTTCATCACAGCTATTCTGTCCGCCATCGTCATCCCTTCAAGCTGGTCATGTGTCACATATATTGTGGTTTGCCCCACCTCTTTCTGAAGTCTCTTCAACTCCACCCTCATTATGGCCCTTAGCCCAGCGTCCAAGTTTGTTAGTGGTTCATCCAATAGAAATAGTTGAGGATTCCTCACGTAGGCCCTGCCGAGGGCGATTCTCTGCTTTTCTCCCGCCGTGAGGCTCATGGCATCCTTGTCTAGTATATGATCAATTCTAAGCATGGCAGCTGTTTCTTTAACTCGTTTTCTAATCTCATCTTTAGACATTTTCCTTTGCTTTAATGGAAAAGCAAGATTATCGTAAACTGTCATACCGGGATAAATGGCGTAGAACTGGAAAACCATGGCAATATCCCTTTCCGGTGGGGGGAGATCGTTTACGATTTTATCGCCGATATACACGTTTCCCTCATCCTGTTTCTCCAGTCCAGCGATCATTCTAAGAGTCGTGGTTTTCCCGCATCCTGAGGGCCCTAAAATACATACAAACTCTCCATCTTTCACCTCTAAATTAAGATGGTTAACCGCAGTTACCTTACCGAACCTCTTAGTGAGGTTTTCCAATTTTACGCTAGCCATCTTCCAACCTCCACCTCATTATTCGGCTCTCGCTTTCCCTCCGACTAGGGCAAAATATTTATTTCCACATCCTCTTTTAAGCCTTTACGTAAGCCCCTTCTCTTAACTTTGTTATATTAAATTCCTGAGAATCAAAGAAAAATTTCAAATAACCAATAATATAATTAATTCTATAAGAGGTATGCTGTATGAGTAAGGAGGTTTTTGGAGCGGCCGTTCATGGGGCCGGATGGGTGAGCACACAGCACGCGAAGGCGTACATCAACAACCCTCGCACCAAGATAGTGGCTGTTTCCAGCAGGAGGGAGGAAAGCGCCCGGAAACTGGCTGACATGTATGGGCTGAAAGATGTGAAGATTTACACGAGCTATGATCGTTTAATCGATGATCCCGACGTAGACATCGTATCGATTTGCACGCCGCAACACCTGCATTCCGAAGAGGTGGTGAAGGCCGCGGAGGCTAAGAAACACATCGTGATAGAGAAGCCAGCCGCCATCAGCCTAGAAGGATTGAAGGCCATGAGGGACGCTGTGAGGAAAGCTGGGGTGAAGACGGTTGTATGCTTCGTGTTGAGGTGGAACCCGATAATAGAGACGGTGAAAAATATGCTGGCTGAAGACTTCTTCGGAAAGGTCTACTATGTGGAAGCGGACTATCAATCCCACATCTCAAGCTGGTGGTCTGGCTGGGACTGGGCTAGGAAGAAGGAGATCGGCGTCAGCTCATTCCTAGTAGCGGGGGTTCACTCCATAGACATGGCGCGTTGGCTGGCTGAACCCCAGCGGTTTAAAGCAGCCAACATCACCGAGGTTGTAGCCTACGCCGGAGGTTACAGGAAAGGAAAGGAGACGCCGCCCATGGAATACGATGGATTAGAGGTCATGCTCGTAAAGTTCGATAACGGGGCCTTGGGTAAAATTTCCTCAAACTACGATGTGATTATGCCCTACAACTTCGTCTGGAGCGTTTTCGGCGACAAGGGGACATGTAAAAACAACAGGGTTTGGTCGAAAAAGTTTCCAGGTCAAAACGATTGGGTTACGATTCCAGGCATCATGCCCGACACCGCTGAGGTTTCTCATCACCCATTTCAAAGCGAAATAGACCACTTCGTGGAATGCATCATTCAAGATAAAGAGTCGTATCTGAACCTCGAGGACGCGGTGAACACCCATGAGGCCGCCTTCGCAGCCATGATATCGTATAACGAAGGCAACAGGGTTGTAAAGCTTCCCCTACTAAAATAGCCGAAGAGAATGTGACTTCCGCCAGGTTAAGAGGGCCCGCCTCCATGAACATTTAGATGGCCCCGCTGAAGGCCGCTGGATCTAACGGGACTCCAACGAACCCCGTTCAGGTTGAAAGGTTGAAATATTCAGCTACTCGTATCGACCGTATTTCTCCGCGGCCCTAACCATGGCCTTAAGGTTTTCAGCCGGGGTGTCTCTGGGAACCTCGCAGCCGGAGCCTAGTATGAATCCGCCACCCCTAGCCGCCGAGTGAATACACCTCCTACTCTCCTCCTCGACTTCCTCCGGGGTTCCGTTCAACAGCAACATCGGGCTTACGTTTCCCCTTATCCCAACCCTGTTCCCATATCTCCTCCTGATCTCGGCTAAGTCAACTTGGCTGTCAACTTCGAGGAAGCGGGCTCCAGTTTGAACCATGCGGTCGATGATTAAAGTGGAGTCACCGCATATGTGCAGGAAAAACGGGACACCGCGCCCCGCCTCAATCACCTTCCTATCATAGGGAAGGACGAACCGCTCAAACAGCCTAGGAGATATAACGTTTGGGGAAGCCATCGCCTCACCCATCACGATGGCATCCACGCCAGCTTTAACCTCGGCTTCAACAAACCTCGCCACCACTTCAGCCGAGATGCGGATCAGCTTGTCCGCCATTTGAGGACTCCGGTAAAGGTCTACGCACATGTTAGCAATACCCCTCAGCTGGGCTGCGACTTGAAACGGTCCATTGACGTTAGCGAACACAGCATACTTGTCGCCCGCCTTCTCCTTCAGCTTTTCTACAGCTTCGATCCAAACTGGCATCCTGCAGTCCCTTAAGGGGTCAGGGATTCGCAGGGCCTCTACGTCCTCGAATTCTTTCACGAAGGGTTCGGCGACGCATGGGACCTCGTCTAAACCGTACTTCGCTTCGCATCCCATGGCTTCAGCCTCTACCACGGGGTCTGAGTCCACGTAGACGGCGTCTATTCCGTGGTCTTCAACCGTTTTAAGCTGCGCCTCGACGAGGCTGTTGGGTTTCGAGCAGTAATCGACGAACCTTACACCCGCATATTTCGCCGCGTATGTTATGATGAAGGGTACTACTGGAACTCGGTCTGGTTGATTGAGCTCCAACGTGGCTAGCACGCGGTCGCGGGGCTTCAAGTCGAGTTTGTCAACTCTTCGACTAGGGTTAGAAGCTCCTTCAGAGACTTTAACTCGTATTTAGGCTTCGCCAAATCTTCAGGGGGTTCATCTTGGACCGCCCCTCCCCTTCTAACTCTTACGGTTGCCATTCCCAGCTGATTCGCCACGGCGATGTCGTTGAAGTCTCCTCCCACGAACAGGCATTCACGAGGCTTTAATCCAACCTGATCCAGTAGTAGGTTGAAGAGTTCTTCGTCAACCGTGTTTTTACCATGCTCTCCAGACAGCGTTACAACGTGGCAGAGGTGTTGCACCCCTAGGTTGATGAGCTTTTGCCATTGTTTAACTGGGTTTCCTGAGGAGATTACTCCGATCTTTAAACCCATATCCCTCAGCTTAACGATGGTGGGTACTGTGTCGGGGTAAGGGGTGAGATAAGCTCTACTGGTCTCCCTGTAGGCGACAACGCCGGCCGCGATCACTCTGGGATTCCATTTTAACCCAAGTCTTTTAAGCATCTCGTCGAAGTGCATTTGATAGTCGCTTCCATACTCTTTCACAACCTCGTTTAACACTCGGAAACCATTCTCAACGTCTATTGGGAGGCCAGCCTCCACCATGGCCCTTAACGCGCTGATTCTCGCCGCGTCCTTCTGAAAGCGAGCGTCGTATAACACATTATCTATGTTAAAGATTACAGCCTTCACGTCCATTACTTAACGACCTTCGAAAGCTTTTCAGGTTTATCTGGATTCAACCCCCTATATATGGATGTAAAGTAAGCGTAGAGTTGGAAGGGAACCACATAAACGATCGGGCTAATATACGTGGGGACGTCTCCTTTAAAAGCCAATGCCCTAACCTTCAACTCATCCCTAACCAACACGTCGTTGGAAACAGCTATGACCGGGGCTCCATATCCTTTAAAACTTTTCACAAGCCTCCGCACCTCCTCCACCTCTGTTTTGAGGAGGATGAGCATCACGGCTGTTTTCTCGTTGACAAGTTGGACAGGGCCGTGGAGGAACTCCCTAGTGGCGAAGCCCTCGGAGAAAACATTACAAGCCTCCTTCAACTTTAAG
This genomic stretch from Candidatus Bathyarchaeia archaeon harbors:
- a CDS encoding extracellular solute-binding protein; the protein is MSEEKVSRRRYVKYAAAGVVVVAVAGAGAYYATRPKPTPTPTPTPTPGKVVEIEWGIWSWGVELVQDNARIFNENNPDIHVRVGDYGLDTYGSALATTYAGGNPPSMHYSTPDITITYQNARQTVDMEDYYPDIRKYMSDVIEGYRTGIVNPFTGKIYGLFYYSGGQTFVYNKRHLEAAGIGDEPPKTWDELIDYSKKIQKKGVVDYPLGFFAGSWGFVECAIYCTLMALTEENPPYLWDEDLNPKFNYKGSSLFNAIKAVAEAIWVHKVSTTACIQYDEPTTVDVMGSGKHSFIWMPDYELAFINPPGTSAEAGNLKYAISPGPTGRISSIYRTYLASKAGTIDKGKEVLDATWRLMQFTGGKTTNTKPDFEKGVYFVVKRLAMQAGLAIPYISLWEDKEVLNSMSGWCDPEARKAALARVYDFFNDPKMTPWWDPWWGYWLAGVVRPKVHSLWLGEQGKPPSDDTILGVLNDIANEWIKMKKEAGM
- a CDS encoding ABC transporter ATP-binding protein; the encoded protein is MASVKLENLTKRFGKVTAVNHLNLEVKDGEFVCILGPSGCGKTTTLRMIAGLEKQDEGNVYIGDKIVNDLPPPERDIAMVFQFYAIYPGMTVYDNLAFPLKQRKMSKDEIRKRVKETAAMLRIDHILDKDAMSLTAGEKQRIALGRAYVRNPQLFLLDEPLTNLDAGLRAIMRVELKRLQKEVGQTTIYVTHDQLEGMTMADRIAVMNLGLLQQYDTPENLFNKPKNLFVAGFVGTPTMNFIECNRIEKDGAIYLEFDDVNLDVSRFKALFKEGGVGEEVVLGIRPTDISLQKEKGRDGYVQGAVEVLELLGDQMIVDLAVGKETVRAMAPRTAKLDYGEKLWLKFDMERIHLFDKKSGEAIF
- a CDS encoding sugar ABC transporter permease — encoded protein: MRELRDILIGLAPALIPIFIFTFYPVLYALYVSTLRYNLKYPEQFGFIGMGNYIEMTKTYYFRYSLLSTGLFAALAIPVIVFGSLGLAILLSQRFKGSGFLQWLVLVPWAIPYVVSGIVWKWMFDSNYGLFNDLMVKLGVISSYQPWLTRQWPAMLVLLLAFTWVSLPLPTLLFLAGIQSIPNELYEAALVDGAKAFARFKAVTFTWLKPIMLIVVIYTTLMSIWMFDLIYVITQGGPADFTALISYYTYNEMFTFLNFGRASALSVFVLIIGIALIFAYFKALQIGRLRLRA
- a CDS encoding carbohydrate ABC transporter permease, whose translation is MNRKSIALAVAFIIVCVWILFPIAWMFNISLQFEPQVKHSPPYYLPPTPTVQNYWFVFNARVAIQERLKTFGIKGEFLPAVAQEYPRAIVNSVTVALIAMGYNIIAALLASYTFTRIRFRGSDKLFYLSVMGRLIPPVAIAVPYYIIMFNAGLLDTLIAVIMIHIYFTLPINIWILNTYFGALPEDIEDAARVDGYSRLETLFKVVLPVIKPALVAIGIIAFMTSWGEFFFTFLITKTGAARTLPVIVGFMSAQPVKPMGIISASGIIAMLPALVVVAIFRRYLIRGLVAGAVR
- a CDS encoding ABC transporter ATP-binding protein; this translates as MPKIVLENLTKKYGKNIVVNKLNLEVKHGEFISLLGPPGAGKTTILRMIAGLVSQDEGNIYIGDRLVNDLPPHQRDVAMVFQSYALYPHLNVFDNLAFPLKKKRAPLSEINSKVKSVSDMLGISHLLEKPPALLSGGERQRVAIGRAIIRDPKVLLMDEPLSNLDAKLRLHMRAELRKLQKKLDLTAIIGTPDELEALTMADKVAVLNEGKLIQYDETERVYDQPNCLFVAKFVGSPPINLLRCVYSDGENPSLDFKDFSIPVKEFKDRLTALPRGSEMIFGVRPSSITIHERKIKDSIEALVYTLEPMGADTVVALKIGEDIIKTKVPSSLRLNMDERVWVTFNKKEIHLFDVKTEQAIV